From the genome of Pectobacterium atrosepticum:
GAAACGGTCTGGTTGGATGGAGAGACCTTTGTTGCCACCAACGATATGGTGACGACCTACAATCCCAATCAGCTACAGGGCAGCGACAATGCATTTGACCGCTGGCAGTGCGCATCGCTGTACGTTCACCCGCGGGCATTCGAGCATTATTTCCATCAAACGTTTCTATTCTCACAGGGCTGGAATCCGTCGGCGCAACTGGCGTCTGAGCTAAAACAGCTCGTCACCTCTGATTTGGACGACAGCGCCCGTCAGGAGCGCATTATCCTGCTACTGGCAGGATTGATGGAAGGCCAGCATAAAATGCCGTCCCAAAGCCAAGTCAAAGAGGCTGAGCGGATCACGCGGATCAAAAACGGGTTGCTGAACGATCTCAGCGATATCCCCACGCTTGACCAGCTAGCGCAGCAGGAAAATCTGTCGGTTGCGCATCTGGTACGTTCGTTTAATCAGGCGGTTGGTCTGCCACCGCTGGCGTGGCTGATGCAGCGGCGTATGTGTAAAGCACGAGAGCTGTTGCGGCAGGGCACAGCGATCAGTCAGGTCGCAGGCGATGTTGGGTTTGCCGATCAGGCGCATTTCACGAAAGCCTTCAATCGCTATAACGCGATGACACCGGGACAGTTCCGCCGTATCAATTTTTGACAATACAGCGTTCCCCTTGGGTTCTACACTCGCCTTATTGCTTAACGCTCTAAGGGAATATCATGCTGTTAGTTGCCTTCACGGGGATGCTGCTATCCTTGTCGTTGTGTCTCGATCTGGGGATGGTCAATACCGCGATTATTAACCGTGGGCTACGGCACGGCGCGCGTTCTGCCTTTTATATCGGGCTGGGCTCCTGTTTCGGCGATCTGTTTTATGCGACGTTGTCGGTACTGGGGTTGGCAGTGGTGTTTAACCTGACACCGGTGCGCTGGGTGCTATGGATTGGCGGCGGACTGATTCTGATCTGGATGACGATCAGCATGGCGCGTGCGGCATGGCGTGACTATCAGGTTAAACGCTTTGCCGATCTGTCTACGACAGCGAATGCGGTGGATTCCACCACGCCACCTGCTCGGTACACCGAGTTTTTCAGTGGCGTCGGCATGGCACTGGCTTCGCCGACTGCGCTACTGTGGTTTGCGGCGATTGGCGGCACCATTATTGCGCAGTCTACGGATGGCTCTGCTTTCATGATCAGCCTGTTTCTGCTGGGCTTTTTCTTCGGCGGTGTACTGTGGACGTTCTTACTCGCGGCGCTGGTGAAGTATGGTCAGCGGTTGCTGAAAGAACGCATTTCATTTTACTGCAGCCTGATCTCTGCGCTGTTATTTGCCTACTTTGCCTGGCACGTCATTTCCAATGGCTATGAGACGTTGTTCCTACCGCTATCAACTGCTGCATGACCGGTCAAAACAACAGCACTTTGTCGGGTTTTTTACTTGCTCGG
Proteins encoded in this window:
- a CDS encoding AraC family transcriptional regulator; amino-acid sequence: MMTYRDAWFELALLTNGRSFPRHTHDEFVISANLSGLETVWLDGETFVATNDMVTTYNPNQLQGSDNAFDRWQCASLYVHPRAFEHYFHQTFLFSQGWNPSAQLASELKQLVTSDLDDSARQERIILLLAGLMEGQHKMPSQSQVKEAERITRIKNGLLNDLSDIPTLDQLAQQENLSVAHLVRSFNQAVGLPPLAWLMQRRMCKARELLRQGTAISQVAGDVGFADQAHFTKAFNRYNAMTPGQFRRINF
- a CDS encoding LysE family translocator, whose amino-acid sequence is MLLVAFTGMLLSLSLCLDLGMVNTAIINRGLRHGARSAFYIGLGSCFGDLFYATLSVLGLAVVFNLTPVRWVLWIGGGLILIWMTISMARAAWRDYQVKRFADLSTTANAVDSTTPPARYTEFFSGVGMALASPTALLWFAAIGGTIIAQSTDGSAFMISLFLLGFFFGGVLWTFLLAALVKYGQRLLKERISFYCSLISALLFAYFAWHVISNGYETLFLPLSTAA